In the genome of Flavobacterium panacagri, one region contains:
- a CDS encoding glycoside hydrolase family 31 protein, protein MITNTSLEYKGDLYPSKIVSYEHEGDSISFNTDNKVILKVTILRDSLIRFRFTTKGYFSNDFSYAIDKTQLHGYNFLELTEEETYFEIRTSKVKCKIQKADLRLAVYDLNDFLILEDELGFHWEESYEYGGNIVKMSKFSKDGECYYGLGDKATQMNLKGKRVENFATDQYAYQKDQEPLYKVVPFYIGLHNKQSYGIFFDNTFRTFFDFCQERRNITSFWAEGGEMNYYFIYGPQMQDVVTTYTDLTGKPELPPLWVLGYHQCKWSYYPESKVKEITSKFRELKIPCDAIYLDIDYMDGFRCFTWNKNYFPDPKKMVAELAEDGFKTVVIIDPGIKIDKDYWVYQEALEKDYFCKRADGPYMKGKVWPGECNFPDYTNPAVREWWAGLFKELIADIGVKGVWNDMNEPAVMEVPNKTFPMDVRHLYDGNPCSHRKAHNIYGTQMARATYHGVKRFVYPKRPFVITRSAYSGAQRYTSSWTGDNVATWEHLWIANIQVQRMSISGMGFTGSDIGGFAEQPSGELYARWIQLGVFHPFCRTHSSGDHGNQEPWSFDEEVINITRKFVSLRYQLLPYLYTMFWQYIEEGVPMLKPLVYYDQDDTQTHYRNDEFVFGNQILVCPILEPNAVGRRMYLPRGEWYNYWTNELFIGGREIWIDTKFDEIPVFIKAGAIIPKYPVQQYVGELDFDELTLDVYYKNGKEKSVVYEDAQDGYDYKKGRYSFLSLRTIGKEKELIIQLHKEGKYDTPYSKYKINLVGLPFKVTEIEIDNEKVDFDKISFESNNFLIVDKEFNELHIVGE, encoded by the coding sequence ATGATTACAAACACATCATTAGAATACAAAGGCGATTTATATCCATCAAAAATCGTTTCTTACGAGCATGAAGGTGATTCGATTTCCTTTAATACGGATAACAAGGTAATCTTAAAAGTTACTATTCTTAGAGACAGTTTAATTCGATTTCGATTTACTACGAAGGGCTATTTTAGCAACGATTTTTCGTATGCCATTGATAAAACCCAGCTTCATGGGTATAATTTTTTAGAACTTACTGAAGAAGAGACCTATTTCGAAATCAGAACCAGTAAGGTAAAATGTAAAATTCAGAAAGCGGATCTTCGTTTAGCTGTCTACGATTTAAATGATTTTCTTATCCTTGAGGACGAACTTGGTTTTCATTGGGAAGAAAGTTATGAATATGGTGGTAACATTGTAAAAATGAGTAAATTCTCTAAAGATGGAGAATGCTACTATGGTCTTGGAGATAAAGCTACTCAGATGAACCTTAAAGGTAAAAGAGTAGAGAATTTTGCTACTGATCAATATGCTTATCAAAAGGATCAAGAACCTTTGTATAAAGTAGTTCCGTTTTATATTGGGTTGCATAATAAGCAGTCTTACGGAATATTCTTCGATAATACTTTTAGAACTTTCTTTGATTTTTGTCAAGAGAGAAGAAATATTACCAGTTTCTGGGCAGAAGGTGGCGAAATGAATTATTATTTCATTTACGGGCCTCAGATGCAGGATGTGGTAACTACTTATACCGATTTAACTGGGAAACCAGAATTACCACCGCTTTGGGTTTTAGGATATCATCAATGTAAATGGAGTTATTATCCAGAAAGTAAGGTAAAAGAAATTACTTCTAAATTTAGAGAACTTAAAATTCCATGCGACGCTATATATCTGGATATTGATTATATGGATGGTTTTAGGTGTTTTACCTGGAATAAAAATTATTTTCCAGATCCAAAGAAAATGGTGGCAGAATTAGCCGAGGACGGATTCAAAACTGTTGTCATTATCGATCCTGGAATTAAAATTGATAAAGATTACTGGGTTTATCAAGAAGCTTTGGAAAAAGATTATTTCTGTAAAAGAGCTGATGGCCCTTATATGAAAGGAAAAGTATGGCCGGGAGAATGTAACTTTCCTGATTACACAAATCCTGCAGTAAGAGAATGGTGGGCAGGTTTATTTAAAGAATTAATTGCAGATATTGGAGTTAAAGGTGTTTGGAACGATATGAACGAACCAGCTGTTATGGAGGTTCCTAATAAAACATTTCCAATGGACGTTCGCCATCTTTATGATGGAAATCCTTGCAGTCATAGAAAAGCTCATAATATATATGGAACTCAAATGGCAAGGGCAACTTATCATGGAGTAAAACGATTTGTTTATCCAAAACGTCCTTTTGTTATTACAAGATCGGCTTATTCAGGTGCACAACGTTATACTTCGTCATGGACAGGGGATAATGTGGCAACTTGGGAACATTTATGGATTGCAAATATTCAGGTGCAGAGAATGTCAATTTCAGGAATGGGATTCACAGGTTCAGATATTGGTGGATTTGCCGAACAGCCTTCGGGAGAATTATATGCGCGTTGGATTCAATTAGGGGTTTTCCATCCATTCTGTAGAACACATTCATCTGGAGATCATGGAAATCAAGAACCTTGGTCATTTGATGAAGAAGTGATTAATATTACTAGAAAATTTGTAAGTCTTCGTTATCAATTATTACCTTATTTATATACCATGTTTTGGCAGTATATTGAAGAGGGAGTTCCCATGTTAAAACCATTGGTTTATTATGATCAAGATGATACGCAAACACATTATCGCAACGATGAATTTGTCTTTGGAAACCAAATTTTAGTTTGTCCAATACTTGAACCTAATGCTGTAGGTAGACGTATGTATCTTCCAAGAGGCGAGTGGTATAACTACTGGACAAATGAGCTTTTTATTGGAGGAAGGGAAATCTGGATTGATACGAAATTTGATGAAATTCCAGTATTTATAAAAGCAGGTGCGATTATACCAAAATATCCTGTTCAGCAGTATGTCGGCGAATTAGACTTTGACGAATTGACACTGGATGTGTATTATAAAAATGGAAAAGAAAAATCAGTAGTGTATGAAGATGCGCAAGATGGTTACGATTACAAAAAAGGTCGATACAGTTTCTTGTCTTTAAGAACAATTGGAAAAGAAAAAGAATTAATTATTCAGTTGCACAAAGAAGGGAAATATGATACACCTTACAGCAAGTATAAAATTAATTTAGTTGGATTGCCTTTTAAGGTAACTGAAATAGAAATTGACAATGAAAAAGTTGATTTTGATAAAATTAGTTTCGAGTCCAATAATTTCTTAATTGTTGATAAAGAGTTTAATGAGCTTCATATTGTTGGAGAGTAA
- a CDS encoding M48 family metallopeptidase — translation MKKYLFLGIFSSLVLSCATNPITGKQNLNFVSNSELFPTSFQQYSTFLSENKVITGTADAKLVETVGYKIKLAAEKYLAYLGQSQYLKDYRWEYKLVDNKEVNAWCLPGGKIVVYSGILPITQNESGLATVMGHEVSHALANHGAQRMSAAQLQSIGGAVLDAATSNKTAQTREIFSQAYGMGTEVGVMLPFSRSNESEADKIGLTLMAIAGYNPEDAVAFWGRMAAKSGGSGTPEFMSTHPSDATRIANIKALIPEAKAVALKVGTIK, via the coding sequence ATGAAAAAATATTTGTTTTTAGGGATTTTCAGTAGTCTTGTTTTGTCTTGTGCAACAAACCCAATTACAGGAAAACAAAACTTGAATTTTGTTTCAAACAGTGAATTATTTCCAACTTCATTTCAACAATACAGCACATTTTTGTCTGAAAATAAAGTGATAACAGGAACAGCAGATGCAAAACTTGTTGAAACTGTTGGATATAAAATTAAGTTAGCAGCCGAAAAATATTTAGCTTATTTAGGACAATCACAGTATTTAAAAGATTATCGCTGGGAATATAAATTAGTTGATAATAAAGAAGTAAATGCTTGGTGTCTTCCAGGAGGAAAAATTGTGGTTTATTCCGGAATTCTACCAATTACGCAAAATGAATCAGGTTTGGCAACAGTAATGGGCCACGAGGTTTCACACGCTTTAGCCAATCATGGTGCTCAGAGAATGAGTGCAGCACAGCTACAGTCAATTGGAGGAGCAGTTCTAGATGCGGCAACAAGCAACAAAACAGCTCAGACAAGAGAAATCTTTTCTCAGGCTTATGGTATGGGAACTGAAGTAGGAGTAATGTTGCCTTTTAGTAGAAGTAATGAAAGCGAAGCTGATAAAATAGGTTTGACTTTAATGGCTATTGCCGGTTACAATCCAGAAGATGCTGTCGCTTTTTGGGGTAGAATGGCGGCAAAATCGGGCGGTTCTGGAACACCAGAATTTATGAGCACACACCCTTCCGATGCTACGAGAATTGCTAATATAAAAGCTTTAATTCCAGAAGCTAAAGCCGTTGCGCTTAAAGTGGGGACTATCAAATAA
- a CDS encoding MFS transporter, which translates to MKNLQKGDKKLLNAWAFYDWANSVYTLTIASAVFPIFYEALFSDRDHYIDVFGMHLKNSALISFITAFAFMVVSFISPLLSGIADYVGNKKSFMKFFCYVGALSCMGLYWFDLDNIYVGLLFYFLGLLGYWGSLVFYNSYLPDIAFEEQQDRISAKGYSLGYIGSVILLIINLAMIMKPKLFGISGTDGEAAMKAMRYSFVMVGVWWILFSQYTYYYLPKGSKETGQKLTKSVVFNGFKELKKVWALLNQNIPLKRYLGGFFVSSMAVQTVMLVATYFGAQEIQWETKEQSTIGLIVCILIIQLVAVVGAVLTSRASAKFGNIPTLIGINIIWVVFCVIVYFIFLPTHFYVMATIAGFVMGGIQALSRSTYSKLLPETEDTASFFSFYDVAEKIGIVIGMCVYGIIDQITGSPRAAIVILGIFFVTAIFLLRRVHKKDVSN; encoded by the coding sequence ATGAAAAACCTACAAAAAGGAGATAAGAAGCTTTTAAATGCTTGGGCATTTTATGATTGGGCCAATTCAGTTTATACTTTGACAATTGCTTCGGCAGTATTTCCAATTTTTTACGAAGCCTTATTTTCAGATCGTGATCACTATATTGATGTTTTTGGAATGCATCTTAAAAACTCGGCATTAATTAGTTTTATTACTGCTTTTGCCTTTATGGTAGTTTCTTTTATTTCTCCTTTATTATCTGGAATTGCCGATTATGTTGGGAATAAGAAATCATTTATGAAGTTCTTTTGTTATGTAGGAGCATTGTCTTGTATGGGATTGTATTGGTTTGACTTAGATAATATTTATGTTGGATTGTTATTTTACTTTTTAGGCCTATTAGGATATTGGGGAAGTTTGGTTTTTTATAATTCGTATTTGCCAGACATTGCTTTCGAAGAGCAGCAAGACAGAATTAGTGCTAAAGGGTATTCTCTAGGATATATCGGGAGTGTTATTTTGTTAATTATCAATTTAGCGATGATTATGAAACCAAAATTATTTGGAATCTCTGGAACAGATGGAGAAGCAGCAATGAAAGCTATGCGTTATTCTTTTGTTATGGTGGGAGTTTGGTGGATTTTATTCAGTCAATATACATATTACTATTTACCGAAAGGAAGTAAAGAAACAGGACAGAAATTGACAAAATCTGTTGTATTTAATGGTTTTAAGGAGCTGAAAAAGGTTTGGGCATTGCTAAATCAAAATATTCCATTAAAACGCTATTTAGGAGGATTCTTTGTTTCTAGTATGGCTGTTCAGACCGTAATGCTTGTAGCCACTTATTTTGGGGCTCAGGAAATTCAATGGGAAACCAAAGAACAAAGTACAATTGGATTGATCGTTTGTATTTTGATTATTCAATTAGTAGCGGTTGTTGGTGCTGTTTTAACATCGAGAGCTTCAGCGAAATTTGGAAATATTCCTACGCTTATAGGAATTAATATTATTTGGGTTGTTTTTTGCGTAATTGTTTATTTTATCTTTTTACCGACACATTTTTATGTAATGGCAACCATTGCAGGATTCGTAATGGGAGGAATTCAAGCATTGTCACGTTCAACTTATTCAAAATTATTACCAGAGACAGAAGATACAGCATCATTTTTTAGTTTCTATGATGTAGCTGAAAAAATTGGAATTGTAATTGGAATGTGTGTTTACGGAATTATAGATCAGATTACTGGAAGTCCTCGTGCGGCAATTGTGATTTTAGGAATATTTTTCGTTACAGCTATTTTTCTTTTAAGACGAGTACATAAAAAAGACGTTTCAAATTAA
- a CDS encoding head GIN domain-containing protein: MKKSILILALALFLTNINVNAQWGSNNKITGNGKITTQTRTTGDYDSIKIAGFFDVDLVAGKEGKITIKGEENLLQAIKVEVEGNELKVYVERGTQIRSSSGKKIEVTIPFEKIAAVTLSGSGNVRTKDKIKSDNLTAKLSGSGNFDLDIEANTFDLALSGSGDVTLKGTANSFTSKISGSGNIKASELKSKIVDANISGSGNSKLTCNESLTARVSGSGNIKYLGNPEKRDVKVSGSGSISKG; encoded by the coding sequence ATGAAAAAGTCAATTCTAATTCTAGCCTTAGCATTATTTCTAACCAATATAAATGTTAATGCACAATGGGGATCTAACAACAAAATAACTGGAAACGGCAAAATTACAACCCAAACCAGAACTACAGGAGATTATGATAGTATTAAAATCGCAGGTTTTTTTGATGTGGATTTAGTTGCAGGTAAAGAAGGAAAAATCACAATTAAAGGCGAAGAAAATTTACTACAAGCAATTAAAGTAGAAGTTGAAGGAAACGAACTAAAAGTGTATGTAGAAAGAGGAACTCAGATTCGTTCTAGTTCTGGAAAAAAAATTGAAGTTACTATTCCTTTTGAAAAAATTGCTGCAGTTACTTTATCAGGATCAGGAAATGTTAGAACTAAAGATAAAATTAAAAGTGACAACCTAACTGCTAAATTATCTGGTTCTGGTAATTTTGATTTAGATATAGAAGCTAATACTTTTGACTTAGCGCTGAGCGGTTCTGGTGATGTAACCCTAAAAGGAACTGCTAACTCTTTTACCAGCAAAATATCTGGCTCAGGAAATATAAAAGCATCTGAACTTAAATCTAAAATTGTTGATGCGAATATTTCTGGCTCAGGAAACAGTAAACTAACTTGTAATGAGAGCCTAACAGCTAGAGTTTCTGGTTCTGGAAATATTAAATATTTAGGAAATCCTGAAAAACGTGATGTAAAAGTTTCAGGCTCAGGAAGTATTTCTAAAGGTTAA
- a CDS encoding anti-sigma factor, producing MKNEKDNLDELFSKFENQWDIEELNPNHQMDFMQKLNKKEPKKKYWFVTAIAASIVLMIGVSIFYKNEKPKEFKFASKETKRTDSIFNILIDNELVKLKEKSSPENEQIINDALKQMKTFDADYQKIINELQKNGENKQIIYAMISNLQTRISFLQTVLKRIEDNEKLKNTSNEETL from the coding sequence ATGAAAAATGAAAAAGACAATTTAGACGAATTATTCAGCAAGTTTGAAAACCAGTGGGATATTGAGGAATTAAACCCCAATCATCAAATGGATTTTATGCAAAAATTAAATAAAAAAGAACCAAAGAAAAAATACTGGTTCGTAACAGCCATTGCAGCTTCTATTGTATTGATGATTGGCGTATCTATTTTTTACAAAAACGAAAAACCAAAAGAATTCAAATTTGCTTCTAAAGAAACTAAACGTACCGATTCTATTTTCAACATTCTAATTGATAACGAACTGGTTAAATTAAAAGAAAAAAGTTCACCGGAAAATGAGCAGATTATTAATGATGCATTAAAGCAAATGAAAACCTTTGATGCCGATTACCAAAAAATCATTAATGAATTGCAGAAAAACGGTGAAAACAAACAGATTATTTATGCTATGATTAGCAATCTGCAGACCCGAATTTCTTTTTTACAAACCGTTCTGAAACGAATTGAAGACAACGAAAAATTAAAAAACACATCTAATGAAGAAACGCTATAA
- a CDS encoding RNA polymerase sigma factor: MSQNNQNIEELIALCKNNNQKAQFEIYNRYCKAMYNVAYRIVKDEHFAQDVMQEGFLKAFTKINDYKQEVAFGAWLKKIIINYSIDFYRKNNSFQVEDLSKQLYKIEENDGIISENIDLNNLKVKQVLDTILQLKDNYRMVLTLFYIEGYDQEEICEILNISYANCRTTLSRAKDSLRKKLEEI; encoded by the coding sequence TTGAGTCAAAACAACCAAAATATCGAAGAATTAATTGCGCTATGTAAAAACAATAATCAGAAAGCGCAGTTTGAAATTTACAATCGCTATTGCAAAGCGATGTATAACGTTGCGTATCGTATTGTAAAAGATGAACATTTTGCACAAGACGTCATGCAGGAAGGATTCTTAAAGGCTTTTACAAAAATCAATGACTATAAACAAGAAGTGGCTTTTGGAGCATGGTTAAAAAAAATAATCATCAATTATAGTATCGATTTTTATAGAAAAAACAACTCTTTTCAAGTAGAAGACTTAAGCAAACAACTATATAAAATTGAAGAAAATGACGGAATTATTTCTGAAAATATTGACTTAAACAATCTTAAAGTAAAACAGGTATTGGATACAATTTTGCAATTAAAAGATAATTATAGAATGGTATTAACCTTATTTTATATTGAAGGCTATGATCAAGAAGAGATCTGCGAAATTTTGAATATTAGTTATGCAAATTGCAGAACAACCTTAAGCAGAGCAAAAGATAGTTTACGTAAAAAATTGGAAGAAATTTAA
- the lon gene encoding endopeptidase La, producing MSNHKILTIDNLSLQEFDSEAELIPLLTPEDEEEMNNEELPVSLPILPLRNTVLFPGVVIPISAGRDKSIKLINDANAGGKIIGVVSQINEEDEDPSKDDIHKIGTVARILRVLKMPDGNVTVILQGKKRFEIDEVVSEEPYMTATIKEVAEERPDESDSEFTAILDSVKELAIQIIKESPNIPSEATFAIKNIESQSFLINFVSSNMNLSVKEKQGLLSINGLKERALETLRYMNVELQKLELKNDIQSKVRFDLDQQQREYFLHQQMKTIQEELGGVSQEEEMDEMGLKAKTKKWDEKTQKHFEKELSKMRRMNPQSPDFGIQRNYLELFLELPWGEYSKDKFDLKFAQKVLDKDHFGLEEVKKRMIEHLAVLKLRNDMKSPIICLTGPPGVGKTSIGRSVAEALGREYVRISLGGLRDEAEIRGHRKTYIGAMPGRIIQSLKKAGTSNPVFILDEIDKLSSGNSGDPSSALLEVLDPEQNSAFYDNFLEMGYDLSKVMFIATSNNMAAIQPALRDRMEVIKMSGYTIEEKVEIAKRHLFPKQLEAHGLTSKDLTIGKKQLEKIVEGYTRESGVRNLETKIAQVIRNAAKSVAMEEEYNKKVTDEDIVAILGVPRLERDKYENNDVAGVVTGLAWTSVGGDILFIESLISEGKGALTITGNLGTVMKESATIALEYIKANAKKLGLSTEIFQKYNIHLHVPEGATPKDGPSAGIAMLTSLVSLLTQKKVKKSLAMTGEITLRGKVLPVGGIKEKILAAKRAGIKEIILCHENKSDIDEIKAEYLEGLSFHYVKEMSEVLAIALTDQSVKNAKTLK from the coding sequence ATGTCAAATCATAAAATACTTACTATTGACAATCTGTCACTTCAAGAATTTGATTCAGAAGCAGAATTAATTCCTTTATTAACTCCGGAGGACGAAGAGGAAATGAATAATGAAGAGCTTCCTGTTTCTCTGCCAATTTTACCTTTACGAAATACTGTTTTGTTCCCAGGAGTTGTTATTCCGATTTCTGCAGGAAGAGATAAATCGATTAAATTGATTAATGATGCGAATGCTGGTGGAAAAATTATAGGTGTTGTATCTCAAATTAATGAAGAAGATGAAGATCCGTCAAAAGATGACATTCATAAAATAGGAACTGTTGCTCGTATTTTACGTGTTTTAAAGATGCCTGACGGTAATGTAACCGTTATTCTTCAAGGTAAAAAGCGTTTTGAAATCGACGAAGTGGTTTCCGAAGAGCCATACATGACAGCTACTATTAAAGAAGTTGCAGAAGAACGTCCAGATGAAAGTGATTCTGAATTCACGGCTATTTTAGATTCTGTTAAAGAATTGGCTATTCAAATTATTAAAGAAAGTCCAAATATTCCTTCTGAAGCTACTTTTGCAATTAAAAATATTGAAAGCCAGTCGTTTTTAATCAATTTTGTTTCTTCTAATATGAATTTATCAGTAAAAGAGAAACAAGGTCTTTTATCGATAAATGGATTAAAAGAACGTGCTTTAGAGACGTTACGTTATATGAATGTTGAGCTTCAAAAATTAGAATTGAAGAATGACATTCAGTCAAAAGTTCGTTTTGATTTAGATCAGCAGCAACGCGAGTATTTCCTTCATCAGCAAATGAAAACCATTCAAGAAGAATTGGGAGGCGTTTCGCAGGAAGAAGAAATGGATGAAATGGGCTTAAAAGCCAAAACTAAAAAATGGGACGAAAAAACGCAGAAACATTTCGAAAAAGAATTGTCAAAAATGCGTCGTATGAATCCGCAGTCTCCTGATTTTGGAATTCAAAGAAACTATTTAGAGCTGTTTTTAGAATTGCCTTGGGGTGAGTATTCTAAGGATAAATTCGACTTGAAATTTGCACAGAAAGTTTTAGATAAAGATCACTTCGGATTAGAAGAAGTAAAAAAGAGAATGATAGAGCATTTGGCAGTTTTAAAATTGCGAAATGATATGAAATCGCCAATTATTTGTTTGACAGGACCTCCAGGTGTTGGTAAAACTTCTATTGGACGTTCAGTTGCTGAAGCTTTAGGACGCGAGTATGTACGTATTTCGTTAGGTGGTTTGCGTGATGAAGCAGAAATTCGCGGGCACAGAAAAACCTATATTGGAGCGATGCCGGGAAGAATTATTCAAAGTTTGAAAAAGGCAGGAACTTCAAATCCAGTATTTATTTTAGATGAGATTGATAAATTATCAAGCGGTAATAGCGGTGATCCATCTTCAGCTTTACTAGAAGTATTAGATCCAGAGCAAAACAGTGCTTTCTATGATAATTTCCTTGAAATGGGATATGATTTGTCTAAAGTAATGTTTATTGCGACTTCAAATAATATGGCAGCTATTCAGCCAGCTTTGCGTGACAGAATGGAAGTCATTAAAATGTCAGGTTATACAATTGAAGAAAAAGTAGAGATTGCAAAAAGACATCTTTTTCCAAAACAATTAGAAGCGCACGGTTTAACTTCAAAAGATTTAACAATTGGTAAAAAACAATTAGAAAAAATCGTTGAAGGTTATACGAGAGAATCAGGTGTTCGTAATTTAGAAACTAAAATTGCTCAGGTGATCAGAAATGCTGCAAAATCGGTAGCAATGGAAGAGGAGTACAATAAAAAAGTGACAGACGAAGATATTGTTGCTATTTTAGGTGTTCCGAGATTAGAGCGTGATAAATATGAAAATAATGATGTTGCGGGTGTTGTAACTGGTTTGGCTTGGACAAGTGTCGGTGGTGATATTTTGTTTATTGAATCTTTGATTTCTGAAGGAAAAGGCGCTTTGACTATTACAGGAAATCTAGGAACTGTAATGAAAGAATCTGCAACTATTGCTCTAGAATATATTAAAGCCAATGCTAAGAAATTAGGATTAAGCACAGAAATTTTTCAAAAATACAATATTCACCTGCATGTTCCAGAAGGAGCTACTCCAAAAGATGGCCCAAGTGCTGGTATTGCAATGCTGACCTCTTTAGTTTCGCTTTTAACTCAGAAAAAGGTAAAGAAAAGCCTAGCGATGACAGGAGAAATTACTTTACGAGGAAAAGTTTTGCCTGTTGGCGGAATTAAAGAGAAAATCTTAGCAGCAAAACGAGCTGGTATTAAAGAAATTATTCTTTGCCATGAAAACAAAAGCGACATTGATGAAATTAAAGCAGAATACTTAGAAGGGCTTTCTTTTCATTATGTAAAAGAAATGAGTGAAGTTCTGGCAATTGCTTTAACTGATCAAAGTGTAAAAAATGCTAAGACATTAAAATAA
- the porQ gene encoding type IX secretion system protein PorQ yields the protein MFKQIVLFFMLLICSTSFGQVGGRYTYQFLNLTTSPRQASLGGDVITIYDEDVNQAMSNPALINADMDNHLAMNYGSYYGEASYGTASYAYTYDRHVQTLYAGVSYINYGSFEGYDENGQATSNFTGSEGALTVGYAYNVPYTSLYLGANAKLITSSLESYNSIGGAVDLGALYVDERNDINFGLVFRNIGTQFTTYSGIKENLPFEIVAGISQELEHVPIRWHLTLENLQQWNISFSNPNRGETNIDGSTSAEKVSFFNNALRHVAFGVELFPKRAFNLRVGYNFRRGEELRVNDQRNFSGVSLGFGLKINKLRFNYSYSRYTLAANTSLFGLILNFQ from the coding sequence ATGTTTAAACAGATCGTTTTATTTTTTATGTTGCTGATTTGTTCGACTTCGTTCGGACAAGTTGGAGGACGTTACACCTATCAATTTTTGAATTTGACAACTTCGCCAAGACAGGCTTCACTCGGTGGAGATGTTATTACTATATATGATGAAGATGTCAATCAGGCCATGTCTAATCCAGCCCTTATAAATGCAGATATGGACAATCATTTGGCTATGAATTATGGGAGCTATTACGGAGAAGCTTCTTATGGAACCGCTTCATACGCCTATACTTATGATAGGCACGTGCAAACACTTTATGCAGGTGTAAGTTACATCAATTACGGCTCTTTTGAAGGGTATGATGAAAACGGACAAGCGACTTCTAATTTCACAGGAAGCGAAGGTGCACTTACCGTAGGGTATGCGTACAACGTTCCTTATACAAGTTTGTATCTCGGCGCAAATGCTAAGCTGATAACATCTTCGCTAGAAAGTTATAATTCTATTGGTGGAGCTGTCGATTTAGGAGCCTTGTATGTAGACGAAAGAAATGATATTAATTTTGGTTTGGTGTTTCGCAACATTGGAACACAGTTCACCACTTACTCTGGAATAAAAGAAAATCTGCCTTTTGAAATTGTTGCTGGTATTTCGCAGGAATTAGAACATGTACCTATTCGCTGGCATCTTACATTAGAAAATTTACAGCAATGGAATATCTCTTTCTCGAACCCTAATCGAGGAGAAACCAATATTGATGGTTCAACAAGCGCAGAGAAAGTTTCATTTTTTAATAATGCATTAAGACACGTTGCTTTTGGAGTAGAACTTTTTCCGAAAAGAGCCTTTAATTTACGTGTCGGATATAATTTTAGAAGAGGAGAAGAATTAAGAGTTAACGATCAACGTAATTTCTCGGGAGTTTCATTAGGATTTGGGTTGAAGATAAATAAATTGCGATTTAATTATTCCTATTCTAGATATACATTGGCGGCTAATACAAGTCTTTTCGGCTTAATTTTAAATTTTCAATAA
- a CDS encoding murein L,D-transpeptidase catalytic domain-containing protein, protein MKKILLICFFIVAAFAVYFFIDNEQNIAFLSSEESERVESQVSEIKRITESNSKYNKEIAFLIDMKIPSGKNRFFVYDLKTNKILDQGLVAHGSGSETGIKGKLKFSNIPNSFSTSLGQYSIGNHYMGKFGKAYKLYGLDDTNNNAFKRDIVFHYYYDVPYKEKDGYICNSQGCPMVNKKYFDRLAKIIDSSKSEIVMSIYY, encoded by the coding sequence ATGAAAAAAATACTACTTATTTGCTTTTTTATTGTTGCAGCTTTTGCTGTATACTTTTTTATTGATAATGAACAAAACATTGCCTTTCTTTCCTCTGAAGAATCAGAAAGAGTTGAATCTCAAGTTTCAGAAATCAAAAGAATTACGGAAAGTAATTCAAAATACAATAAAGAGATTGCTTTTTTGATTGACATGAAAATTCCATCAGGCAAAAATCGATTTTTTGTTTATGATTTGAAAACAAATAAAATACTAGATCAAGGTTTGGTTGCTCATGGTTCTGGTTCGGAAACAGGAATCAAAGGAAAATTAAAATTCAGCAACATACCGAATTCATTTAGTACTTCATTAGGCCAATATTCAATAGGAAATCATTATATGGGAAAGTTTGGAAAAGCGTACAAACTTTATGGATTAGATGATACAAACAATAATGCTTTTAAAAGAGATATTGTTTTTCATTACTATTATGATGTTCCGTATAAAGAGAAAGATGGTTACATTTGCAATAGCCAAGGCTGTCCCATGGTAAATAAAAAGTATTTTGATAGACTGGCAAAAATTATTGATAGTTCTAAATCGGAAATTGTAATGAGTATTTATTATTAG